Proteins encoded within one genomic window of Alcanivorax sp. REN37:
- a CDS encoding alpha/beta fold hydrolase, with the protein MSTLSRARTGWRALSHAVERRRHPERFILVDRTPWQEIYRDDIMAVRHYRLPEQGPGLTAADRDGEARIPLLLIPALGIQTWTFDIMPSRSMVRYLLARGFDVYVLDWGRPSQSQRSLSLDVYVNQWLPAAVQAVRGHSGADQVSLLGYCMGGLLAMMYLAAHPAAPVAHLITIASPVNFHQSGAYGRFFALMSRPALKAHEWFRLRLKPVDERLFEIPARLLSLGFKMTNPPGVLASYLDLVRNVTDRDYITEYMTMGQWFNNMLDYPGATVREVIEKMIISNHIAGGTIVIGGRLADLSQIRCPLLALAGASDKLVTIRAARDILRVSGSHDKQFMVVPGGHAGVFAGSQAPDTTWRLAADWLLERD; encoded by the coding sequence ATGTCAACGCTGTCCCGCGCCCGCACCGGTTGGCGTGCTCTAAGCCATGCTGTGGAACGTCGTCGCCACCCGGAACGTTTCATTCTGGTGGATCGCACGCCGTGGCAGGAAATCTACCGCGACGACATCATGGCAGTACGTCACTACCGTTTGCCGGAACAAGGGCCGGGTCTAACCGCGGCTGACCGTGATGGCGAGGCCCGCATTCCGCTGCTGCTGATTCCGGCGCTGGGTATCCAGACCTGGACCTTCGACATCATGCCGAGCCGTTCCATGGTGCGCTATCTGCTGGCGCGCGGTTTTGATGTGTACGTGCTTGATTGGGGGCGCCCGTCGCAGTCGCAGCGCTCGCTGTCGCTGGATGTCTACGTCAATCAATGGCTGCCCGCCGCAGTGCAAGCGGTGCGTGGCCACAGTGGTGCGGATCAAGTTAGCTTGCTGGGTTATTGCATGGGCGGGTTGCTGGCAATGATGTATCTAGCAGCCCACCCGGCGGCGCCGGTGGCGCACTTGATTACCATCGCCAGCCCAGTGAATTTCCATCAGAGCGGCGCTTACGGGCGCTTTTTCGCCTTGATGAGCCGCCCGGCGCTGAAGGCCCACGAGTGGTTCCGGCTGCGACTGAAGCCGGTGGATGAGCGTCTGTTCGAAATTCCCGCGCGGCTGCTGTCGCTCGGCTTCAAGATGACCAACCCGCCGGGCGTGCTGGCGTCCTATCTGGATCTGGTGCGCAACGTCACCGACCGCGACTACATCACCGAATACATGACCATGGGCCAGTGGTTCAACAACATGCTTGACTACCCTGGCGCCACGGTGCGTGAGGTGATCGAGAAAATGATCATCAGTAACCACATTGCCGGCGGCACCATCGTTATTGGCGGTCGGTTGGCGGACTTGAGCCAAATCCGCTGCCCGCTGCTGGCGTTGGCCGGCGCCAGTGACAAGCTGGTCACCATCCGCGCCGCCCGCGACATCCTGCGGGTGAGCGGCTCCCACGACAAACAGTTTATGGTGGTGCCGGGCGGGCATGCCGGTGTGTTCGCCGGCAGCCAAGCCCCAGATACCACCTGGCGGCTGGCTGCCGATTGGTTGCTGGAGCGCGATTAA
- a CDS encoding PaaI family thioesterase — translation MNALYELIRACRAGEASYQALVERVPYARFLGIEVANRGQEISFVLPRNADNIGNPTLPALHGGAVAGFMEQSAVIFLLLSMGEPRVPKTIDFTIDYLRAGHFRDTYAECQVTRLGRRVANVQISAWQQRRDEPIALARAHFLLSDENEAP, via the coding sequence ATGAATGCCCTGTATGAATTGATCCGCGCCTGCCGCGCCGGCGAAGCGTCTTATCAGGCGCTGGTGGAGCGGGTGCCCTATGCTCGTTTCCTTGGCATTGAAGTGGCAAACCGGGGCCAGGAAATATCCTTTGTGCTGCCGCGCAACGCGGACAATATCGGCAACCCGACTTTGCCGGCGCTACACGGTGGCGCAGTGGCCGGCTTCATGGAGCAGTCGGCGGTGATTTTCCTATTGCTGTCGATGGGCGAGCCGCGGGTGCCGAAAACCATCGATTTCACTATCGATTATTTGCGTGCCGGCCACTTCCGTGACACCTATGCGGAGTGTCAGGTGACGCGGCTTGGGCGGCGTGTGGCCAACGTGCAAATCAGCGCCTGGCAGCAGCGCCGTGATGAGCCGATCGCGTTGGCGCGCGCCCATTTTCTGCTGTCGGATGAAAACGAGGCTCCGTGA
- a CDS encoding glycerol-3-phosphate dehydrogenase/oxidase: MIGLRPDPQQLVGQAWDLVVVGGGITGAGVALMAAQQGLRVLLLEKQDYAWGTSSRSSKMVHGGLRYLAQGDVRLTRESLQERERLLRELPDLVHRHTYLFPVRKGSFPGRLGLSVALMGYDFLAGIRDHRWISARALRQRAPLLKLKQLRGAMSYTDAVTDDSRLVLRILHHAAAAGATVVNYSAVQRIERAAQHFQLHIQDQVNGANYQVSSQKVINATGAWVDQLSNSSPRVRPLRGSHIFLPAELLPVTDSYTLPHPDDGRPVFVFPWHGVTCVGTTDHDHTDDPQQEAYAHEHEVRYLLTLVRHAFPSVQLDRSDVISTMAGVRPVISSGKGLKPSQERRDHAVWESGGVVSVSGGKLTTFRIIALDALKAAGLIDERQYRQLRKQPRMLANAVTVPAGLESPAGAVSAEHLTATLLRWLVAQEQPVHLDDLLLRRTRIGNLTADGGRGWVRTNQALLQQVLAWDEERFSAESNRYDQILKLYYN, translated from the coding sequence ATGATCGGTTTGCGTCCGGATCCCCAGCAGCTCGTCGGGCAAGCGTGGGATCTGGTGGTAGTGGGGGGCGGCATCACTGGCGCCGGGGTCGCGCTGATGGCGGCCCAGCAAGGTCTGCGGGTACTGCTCTTGGAGAAGCAGGATTACGCTTGGGGCACGTCCAGCCGGTCGTCGAAAATGGTGCACGGTGGCCTACGCTATCTGGCTCAGGGCGATGTGCGGCTGACGCGCGAATCGCTGCAGGAACGTGAACGGTTGCTGCGGGAGTTGCCGGATCTGGTGCATCGCCACACCTATCTGTTCCCGGTGCGCAAGGGCAGCTTCCCCGGGCGGCTGGGTTTGAGCGTGGCATTGATGGGCTACGATTTCCTTGCCGGCATCCGTGACCACCGCTGGATCTCCGCCCGTGCTCTGCGCCAGCGCGCGCCGCTGCTGAAACTAAAACAGCTGCGGGGCGCCATGTCCTATACCGATGCCGTCACCGATGACAGCCGGCTGGTGCTGCGCATCCTGCACCACGCCGCAGCCGCCGGTGCCACGGTGGTGAACTACAGCGCCGTGCAGCGCATCGAGCGTGCCGCGCAACATTTCCAGCTGCATATCCAGGATCAGGTTAACGGCGCCAACTACCAGGTCAGCAGCCAGAAAGTGATCAACGCCACCGGCGCTTGGGTCGACCAGCTGTCGAACTCCAGTCCGCGGGTGCGACCACTGCGTGGCAGTCATATTTTCCTGCCCGCTGAGCTGTTACCAGTGACTGACAGCTATACCTTGCCGCACCCGGACGATGGCCGCCCGGTGTTCGTGTTCCCGTGGCACGGCGTCACCTGTGTCGGAACCACTGATCACGACCACACTGATGATCCGCAGCAGGAGGCCTATGCCCATGAGCACGAGGTGCGCTACCTGCTCACGCTGGTGCGCCATGCGTTCCCGAGTGTGCAACTGGACCGCAGTGACGTGATTTCTACCATGGCCGGTGTGCGCCCGGTGATTTCCTCCGGAAAGGGCCTGAAACCATCGCAAGAACGCCGCGATCACGCGGTGTGGGAAAGCGGCGGCGTGGTCAGCGTCAGCGGTGGCAAGCTCACCACGTTCCGGATCATTGCGTTGGACGCTTTGAAGGCCGCGGGCTTGATCGATGAGCGCCAGTACCGCCAACTGCGCAAGCAACCACGCATGCTGGCCAACGCGGTGACGGTACCTGCGGGCCTCGAGTCGCCGGCAGGGGCGGTGTCCGCTGAGCATCTGACCGCGACCTTGCTGCGCTGGCTTGTGGCGCAGGAGCAGCCTGTGCACCTGGATGATTTACTGCTGCGGCGGACTCGCATCGGTAACTTGACCGCTGACGGCGGCCGCGGCTGGGTGCGCACCAATCAAGCACTCTTACAGCAGGTCCTGGCTTGGGACGAGGAACGATTCTCAGCAGAATCAAATCGTTATGATCAAATATTGAAGCTTTACTACAACTGA
- a CDS encoding ferritin-like domain-containing protein yields MDIKRVTAPPADIVYYNNWDGPGSDDIEQRMSPQHVQDVVEIFNTPLTGHYNWDYSSADGRIRKLYRLGKELNWNGDIDLDWSLDFPRDQPPMDTNYNPFSGWAPFEALSDDEKLRFGWHNLAWMLAQFVHGEQGALLVASQLASCAPSYDAKLYAASQTFDEARHVEVFTRYLQDKVGIFYPINPNLKLLLDKILSDPRWDLKFIGMQIIIEGLALAAFNTLRLTAKDPLLVQLISYVIRDEARHVTFGVNYLEQFVETLSEQEKQERAQFAYEACVVMRERLIATEVFAEFGWEPVAAREQVLQSQIMAQFRDLLFTRIVPNLKRIGLLTEQVRPKFEALGILQFEDLQDDGQIDWAELSRPLRA; encoded by the coding sequence ATGGACATCAAACGCGTTACAGCTCCCCCCGCAGACATTGTCTATTACAACAATTGGGATGGTCCCGGCTCCGACGACATCGAACAGCGGATGTCACCCCAGCACGTGCAAGATGTGGTGGAAATCTTCAATACTCCGCTGACGGGCCACTACAACTGGGATTACAGCAGCGCCGACGGACGTATCCGTAAGCTCTACCGGCTCGGCAAGGAACTGAACTGGAACGGCGACATCGATTTGGACTGGTCACTGGACTTTCCCCGCGACCAACCGCCGATGGATACCAACTACAATCCGTTTTCTGGCTGGGCGCCGTTTGAAGCACTCAGCGACGACGAAAAGCTGCGCTTCGGCTGGCACAACCTGGCGTGGATGCTGGCGCAATTTGTCCACGGCGAGCAGGGCGCTCTGCTGGTGGCGTCGCAGTTGGCATCCTGCGCGCCAAGTTATGACGCCAAGCTCTACGCCGCGTCGCAGACGTTCGATGAAGCCCGGCACGTGGAGGTGTTCACTCGCTATCTTCAGGACAAAGTCGGTATTTTTTATCCGATCAATCCCAACCTGAAGCTGCTGCTGGACAAGATCCTCTCTGACCCGCGCTGGGACCTGAAATTCATCGGCATGCAGATCATCATCGAAGGGCTGGCGCTAGCCGCTTTCAACACCTTGCGCCTGACCGCCAAGGACCCGCTACTGGTGCAGCTGATCAGCTATGTGATCCGTGATGAAGCGCGCCACGTGACGTTCGGCGTCAATTACTTGGAGCAGTTCGTCGAAACACTCAGCGAGCAGGAGAAGCAAGAGCGCGCTCAGTTCGCCTATGAGGCCTGCGTGGTGATGCGTGAGCGGCTGATCGCCACAGAGGTGTTTGCAGAGTTCGGCTGGGAGCCGGTGGCCGCGCGCGAGCAGGTGCTGCAGTCGCAGATCATGGCGCAATTCCGTGACCTGCTGTTCACCCGCATCGTTCCCAACCTCAAACGTATCGGTTTACTCACCGAACAGGTGCGACCGAAGTTTGAGGCGCTTGGCATCCTGCAATTCGAAGACCTGCAGGATGATGGCCAGATCGACTGGGCCGAGCTGTCACGGCCGCTGCGAGCCTAA
- a CDS encoding OmpA family protein has product MNKAWTTGMLLGALVIGQGCTTINPYTQESQTSNAAKGAGIGAAVGAVVGIATSKNAKQRKQRALAGAGIGAITGGGVGYYMDVQEAKLRQKLQGSGVSVTRSGDEIILNMPGSITFASDDYAMAGAMVPVMDAVAEVLKEYTSTMIQVAGHTDSSGALQYNMLLSQQRAQSVANALLGHGVQSVRLDVVGFGPQQPIASNDTPAGRAQNRRVELTLLPYVK; this is encoded by the coding sequence ATGAACAAGGCATGGACTACAGGCATGTTGCTTGGCGCACTGGTGATCGGCCAAGGCTGCACCACCATCAACCCCTACACCCAGGAGTCGCAAACCTCCAATGCCGCCAAAGGCGCTGGCATCGGCGCGGCAGTGGGTGCAGTGGTCGGCATCGCCACCTCCAAGAACGCTAAGCAGCGTAAACAACGCGCGCTGGCCGGTGCCGGCATCGGTGCCATCACCGGTGGCGGTGTGGGTTACTACATGGATGTGCAGGAAGCCAAGCTGCGTCAGAAACTACAGGGCAGCGGCGTCTCGGTCACCCGTAGCGGCGATGAGATCATCCTCAATATGCCGGGCAGCATCACCTTCGCCAGCGATGACTACGCGATGGCGGGCGCCATGGTGCCGGTGATGGATGCGGTGGCTGAGGTGCTGAAGGAATACACCTCCACCATGATCCAGGTGGCCGGTCACACCGACTCCAGTGGCGCGCTGCAATACAACATGCTGCTGTCGCAGCAGCGGGCGCAGTCGGTGGCCAACGCTCTGCTCGGACACGGTGTGCAGTCGGTGCGGCTGGATGTGGTGGGCTTCGGCCCGCAGCAGCCGATCGCCAGCAACGACACGCCGGCGGGACGCGCCCAGAATCGGCGCGTGGAACTGACGCTGCTACCGTACGTGAAGTAA
- a CDS encoding aldehyde dehydrogenase family protein: MTDAQTHAQTLFSRARAAQSQLAVSTLSERLAELGQLQQRIHQQRDQIADRIVADTGKSRTDALVSELLGVLDYLQWLQGAAPAALADEKVSTPLALMGKSSRIWYEALGVVLVITPWNYPFHIAMTAIAPAFAAGNAVVLKPSEHTPLTGLIESLVDGLPLLSAALQIAQGAGEMAEALIAQRPDRVSFTGSARTGRRILAQCAPLLVPVDLELGGKDAMLVFEDVDLERTSAGALWGALTNGGQSCTAVERLYVHQSRYPEMVSRLRDRLDALVVCSGDTGNADIGAMTTDFQLEIVQRHLADAAAKGATIHGGGRIGDTRMLRPALVTDVRDDMLVVQEETFGPILVVQPFQDEQDSIRLANSTPFGLSASVWSKDLARAERVARALRVGAVSINNVMLTEGNPALPFGGVGESGYGRAKGVEGLRGMVRSKAVLIDKQSSKIEANWFPYTQEKFALFGGLIDGLFGRGLGRWVTFAKAGLKLEKQAQLPRSNGSDQ; encoded by the coding sequence GTGACCGACGCTCAAACCCACGCTCAGACGCTGTTTTCCCGCGCCCGCGCCGCCCAATCACAACTGGCGGTTTCCACCCTGTCAGAGCGACTGGCGGAACTCGGGCAGCTGCAGCAACGCATCCACCAACAACGTGACCAGATCGCGGATCGGATTGTGGCAGATACCGGCAAGAGCCGAACCGATGCCCTGGTGTCGGAGTTGCTCGGGGTGCTGGATTATCTGCAATGGTTGCAAGGTGCTGCTCCGGCTGCGCTGGCCGATGAAAAGGTCTCCACACCTCTAGCGCTAATGGGCAAGAGCTCGCGCATTTGGTACGAAGCGCTGGGGGTGGTGCTGGTCATCACCCCGTGGAACTATCCATTCCACATCGCCATGACCGCTATTGCTCCGGCCTTTGCTGCCGGCAACGCTGTGGTACTCAAGCCCTCCGAGCACACGCCGCTGACCGGTCTAATCGAATCCCTGGTGGACGGCCTGCCGCTGCTGTCTGCGGCGCTGCAGATTGCGCAGGGCGCCGGTGAAATGGCAGAAGCACTGATTGCCCAGCGACCAGACCGGGTCAGTTTCACCGGTAGCGCGCGCACCGGGCGCCGTATCCTTGCCCAATGTGCGCCGCTGCTGGTGCCGGTGGATCTGGAGTTGGGCGGTAAAGACGCCATGCTAGTGTTCGAGGATGTGGATCTTGAACGCACCAGCGCCGGCGCACTGTGGGGAGCGCTGACCAATGGCGGCCAATCCTGCACCGCAGTCGAGCGTCTTTATGTCCACCAAAGCCGTTACCCGGAGATGGTGTCACGCTTACGTGACCGCCTTGATGCGCTCGTGGTCTGCAGCGGCGACACCGGCAATGCTGACATCGGGGCCATGACCACTGATTTCCAGCTGGAGATCGTCCAGCGTCATTTGGCCGATGCGGCAGCCAAAGGCGCGACTATCCACGGCGGCGGCCGCATCGGAGATACTCGCATGCTGCGGCCAGCACTGGTCACCGACGTGCGTGACGACATGCTGGTGGTACAGGAAGAAACCTTCGGGCCAATCCTGGTCGTCCAGCCTTTCCAGGACGAGCAGGATTCAATCCGGCTGGCTAACAGCACCCCGTTCGGGTTGTCCGCCAGTGTCTGGAGCAAGGATCTCGCGCGCGCTGAACGGGTCGCACGTGCACTGCGGGTAGGCGCAGTGTCGATCAATAACGTGATGCTCACCGAAGGCAACCCAGCGCTACCATTCGGCGGGGTCGGCGAATCCGGCTATGGCCGCGCGAAGGGCGTTGAGGGCCTGCGCGGCATGGTGCGCAGCAAAGCGGTACTGATCGACAAGCAGAGCAGCAAAATCGAAGCCAACTGGTTTCCCTATACACAGGAAAAGTTTGCGCTGTTCGGTGGCCTGATTGACGGTCTATTCGGCCGTGGTCTAGGCCGCTGGGTAACCTTCGCCAAGGCCGGTCTAAAGCTTGAGAAGCAGGCGCAACTGCCGCGCAGTAACGGTTCCGACCAATGA
- a CDS encoding FAD-dependent oxidoreductase — MSGSPTHPLYDVIIVGTGAGGAPLACHLAEAGQRVLLLEAGRSWRADQYPDNEQDASLRLMWGGGLEPSKDGALALLRAKVAGGGTVVNQALLDRFDEDAFEAWRQQSGLAEHSSQHFQRYYQLTESALALESIARSDWNENARLYVEGFEQLGYGWSPLRRGQAHCNVADGNDCVRCLGGCPRQAKQSMTVTFLPRALAAGAVMEANCEIAGLVEGGQGVTVYGRQGGRNVTFHGRRCVLAAGALGSTALLLKSGYGSQLPALGHHFYCHPQFVSLALYDRNIDAHKGSFQAVKSEEPRFRAAGFKLENVFAGPLGVAFLLPQIGARHQQVMQRFRQLACIEVAVRDVTPGRISLDRRGRISVDKPLAAPELTRAKAGRQVIHDIYRQTGAEEVIDSPTNIGLHLMGGCVMGTDPRRSVVDVGFRVHGSRRVHVVDGSVFPNAPGINPSLTIMAMAHQAAEALLGQTLSLPTLVTERAS, encoded by the coding sequence ATGAGCGGATCACCCACACACCCTCTCTACGATGTCATCATCGTCGGCACCGGCGCCGGTGGCGCACCGCTGGCCTGTCATCTGGCTGAAGCTGGGCAGCGCGTGCTGCTGCTGGAGGCCGGCCGCTCGTGGCGCGCGGACCAATATCCGGACAACGAGCAAGATGCATCTCTTCGTCTGATGTGGGGCGGCGGGCTGGAACCCTCCAAAGACGGCGCACTGGCACTGCTACGTGCCAAAGTGGCCGGCGGGGGCACGGTGGTGAACCAAGCGTTGCTCGATCGCTTCGATGAGGATGCCTTTGAAGCGTGGCGCCAACAAAGCGGGCTTGCCGAGCACAGCAGTCAACACTTCCAGCGCTACTACCAGTTGACCGAAAGCGCACTGGCGTTGGAGTCCATCGCCCGCAGCGATTGGAATGAAAACGCACGCCTCTATGTGGAAGGCTTCGAACAGCTCGGCTACGGCTGGTCGCCACTGCGGCGCGGGCAGGCCCATTGCAATGTGGCCGACGGTAACGATTGCGTACGCTGCCTAGGCGGCTGTCCACGTCAGGCCAAACAGAGCATGACGGTGACTTTCCTGCCACGGGCCCTGGCCGCCGGTGCGGTCATGGAAGCCAACTGCGAGATCGCCGGCTTGGTGGAGGGAGGGCAGGGCGTCACTGTGTATGGACGCCAAGGCGGCCGCAATGTGACCTTCCACGGCCGCCGCTGCGTGCTGGCCGCCGGCGCCCTCGGCAGTACCGCGCTGTTGCTGAAATCCGGCTATGGCAGCCAACTTCCCGCACTTGGTCACCACTTTTATTGCCACCCCCAATTTGTCAGCTTGGCGCTGTACGACCGCAATATCGACGCCCACAAGGGCAGTTTCCAAGCGGTGAAGTCCGAAGAGCCGCGTTTTAGGGCTGCTGGTTTCAAACTGGAGAACGTGTTTGCTGGCCCCCTCGGCGTCGCCTTCCTGCTGCCACAAATCGGCGCCCGTCACCAGCAGGTGATGCAGCGTTTCCGGCAGCTCGCCTGTATCGAGGTGGCGGTGCGGGATGTCACACCGGGACGAATCTCGCTCGATCGCCGCGGCCGCATCAGCGTCGACAAACCGCTGGCAGCGCCGGAGTTGACGCGTGCCAAAGCCGGTCGCCAAGTGATCCACGACATCTACCGCCAGACCGGGGCGGAAGAGGTGATTGATTCGCCGACCAACATCGGCCTGCATTTGATGGGCGGTTGTGTGATGGGCACTGATCCGCGCCGCTCCGTGGTGGATGTTGGCTTCCGTGTGCACGGCAGCCGCCGCGTGCATGTGGTGGACGGTAGTGTATTTCCCAATGCTCCTGGCATTAACCCGTCGCTGACCATCATGGCGATGGCCCATCAAGCGGCGGAAGCGCTGCTCGGGCAGACGTTGTCACTGCCAACCCTCGTCACGGAGCGCGCATCATGA
- a CDS encoding 23S rRNA (adenine(2030)-N(6))-methyltransferase RlmJ, translating to MLSYQHGYHAGNAADLHKHAILTLVLQYLRRKPKPFTALDVYAGRGLYDLSGHIAQKTKEADAGILRAWEQSWPAALGDYRQVLRHCNPHREHLQFYPGSPTILDQLLPADSPLQLCELHPQEHNALEKLFERKPRVHIHRRDALEALGGLLPPTPRRGLVLIDPSYEQGQDYRRVGEAVLQAHQRWPQGVILLWYPLLGDERHLPMLRNLVASSMPMLQCEWAYRPRGAGMHGSGMLVVNPPYLLAEQLNGLSAWFGSLVQAGSPSLLIRPHNLS from the coding sequence ATGCTCAGTTACCAGCACGGTTATCACGCCGGCAATGCCGCCGACCTGCACAAGCACGCGATCTTGACGCTGGTGCTGCAATACCTGCGGCGCAAGCCAAAGCCGTTCACCGCGCTGGATGTTTACGCCGGACGTGGTCTTTACGACCTGTCTGGCCACATCGCGCAAAAGACCAAAGAAGCCGATGCCGGCATCCTGCGTGCGTGGGAACAGTCTTGGCCTGCCGCGCTAGGCGACTACCGTCAGGTGTTACGCCACTGTAACCCCCACCGTGAACACCTGCAGTTCTACCCCGGTTCGCCGACAATTCTGGATCAGTTGCTGCCAGCGGACTCGCCGCTGCAACTGTGCGAACTGCACCCACAGGAACACAATGCGCTGGAGAAACTGTTCGAGCGCAAACCCCGGGTACACATCCATCGCCGCGATGCACTGGAAGCACTGGGCGGGCTGTTGCCACCCACCCCACGCCGCGGCCTAGTTCTAATTGATCCCAGTTATGAACAAGGCCAGGACTATCGGCGAGTCGGGGAGGCGGTGTTGCAGGCACACCAGCGCTGGCCGCAAGGTGTGATCTTGCTGTGGTACCCGTTGCTGGGTGACGAACGGCACTTGCCGATGCTACGTAATCTGGTGGCCAGCTCGATGCCAATGCTGCAGTGCGAGTGGGCCTATCGGCCGCGCGGTGCCGGCATGCACGGCTCCGGCATGCTGGTGGTCAATCCCCCATACCTGCTTGCAGAGCAACTCAACGGTTTGTCCGCCTGGTTCGGCTCCTTGGTCCAAGCCGGCAGCCCTTCATTGCTGATCCGACCGCACAATCTGAGTTAA
- a CDS encoding PaaI family thioesterase, translating to MTRQDVCERFVASVRHSTRLNMQVLEALEDRVTVRMPYSEDLVGNPDTGVIHGGAIFTLIDQAGGLANCCRLFPEFELTPTIDMRVDHLRAPRPGHGILCYSHCYRLSEHVAFVSSRVFEEEAEGVPSDLGEIATCLATYMRMKLPGQSRRGEG from the coding sequence GTGACTCGTCAGGACGTATGCGAACGCTTTGTGGCGTCGGTGCGGCACTCGACCCGCCTCAACATGCAGGTGCTGGAGGCGCTAGAGGACCGCGTCACGGTACGCATGCCCTACAGCGAAGACTTGGTTGGCAACCCCGACACTGGGGTAATCCACGGCGGTGCCATTTTCACGCTGATCGACCAAGCGGGTGGGCTGGCCAATTGCTGCCGCCTGTTCCCCGAATTCGAGCTGACGCCGACCATCGACATGCGTGTCGATCACCTGCGGGCGCCACGCCCCGGACACGGCATCTTGTGCTATTCGCACTGTTACCGGCTCAGTGAGCACGTGGCATTCGTCAGCTCTCGGGTGTTCGAGGAGGAGGCCGAGGGCGTGCCGTCAGACTTGGGCGAAATTGCCACCTGTCTAGCGACCTACATGCGCATGAAGCTGCCGGGCCAGTCCCGCCGTGGAGAGGGTTGA
- a CDS encoding ParA family protein, whose product MRRVVFNQKGGVGKSSITVNLAAIAAAEGRRTLVIDLDPQCNASQYLLGMTAYEDGRNPSPNIGDFFSQALTFRLKEKAPMEYVHATAHERLFVLPSNAELGEIEHLLQSKHKIYKLRGLIKSLSREFDEIYIDTPPAFNFYTLSALIAADRVLIPFDCDAFSRKALYTLLENVHEARDDHNDQLQVEGIVINQFQPRARLPQQLVEALREEGLPVLDAPLSSSVVMRESHDTGIPLVHLAPRHKLTLEYQALYRLLPG is encoded by the coding sequence ATGCGTCGGGTGGTATTCAATCAGAAAGGCGGGGTAGGGAAGTCCAGCATTACCGTGAATCTGGCCGCCATCGCTGCAGCCGAGGGACGCCGCACCCTGGTCATTGACCTCGACCCGCAATGCAACGCCAGCCAGTACCTACTGGGCATGACCGCCTACGAAGACGGTCGCAATCCAAGCCCCAACATCGGCGATTTTTTCAGTCAGGCGCTGACCTTCCGGCTCAAAGAAAAAGCGCCGATGGAGTATGTGCATGCCACCGCCCATGAGCGGTTGTTCGTGCTGCCGTCTAACGCCGAGTTGGGCGAGATCGAGCATCTGCTGCAGAGCAAGCACAAAATCTACAAACTGCGCGGGCTGATCAAAAGCCTGTCGCGGGAGTTCGATGAGATCTATATCGATACCCCGCCGGCGTTCAATTTCTACACCTTGTCCGCACTGATCGCGGCGGACCGGGTGCTGATTCCGTTCGATTGCGATGCGTTCTCGCGCAAAGCGCTCTATACGCTGCTGGAAAACGTCCACGAAGCCCGTGACGACCACAACGACCAGTTGCAGGTGGAGGGGATCGTCATTAACCAATTCCAACCACGCGCGCGGTTGCCGCAGCAATTGGTGGAGGCACTGCGTGAGGAAGGGCTGCCGGTGCTGGATGCGCCGCTGTCTTCCAGCGTGGTCATGCGCGAATCTCACGACACCGGCATTCCATTGGTGCATCTGGCGCCGCGCCATAAGCTGACGCTCGAATACCAAGCGCTGTACCGTCTATTACCAGGCTGA